In one window of Rhizobium sp. ACO-34A DNA:
- a CDS encoding translation initiation factor IF-1 codes for MAKEEVLEFPGVVTELLPNATFRVKLENEHEIIAHTAGRMRKNRIRVLAGDKVLVEMTPYDLTKGRITYRFK; via the coding sequence ATGGCAAAAGAAGAAGTCCTCGAATTTCCCGGCGTCGTCACCGAATTGCTGCCCAATGCGACGTTCCGGGTGAAGCTGGAAAACGAGCACGAGATCATCGCCCATACGGCCGGCCGCATGCGCAAGAACCGTATTCGTGTTCTCGCCGGCGACAAGGTTCTGGTGGAGATGACGCCTTACGACCTGACCAAGGGTCGTATCACCTACCGCTTCAAGTAA
- a CDS encoding septum formation protein Maf, with the protein MELRQKLILASGSPRRLDLLKQAGIEPARLMPMDLDETPKKSEHPRSLARRLSAEKARACYDQIRSDLQWNDSYIIAADTVVAVGRRILPKAEYLEEASSALHLLSGRSHWVFTGVCLITPEGITRQKVAETKVRFKRLSSHEIESYLASGQWRGKAGAYAIQGIAGCFPQKLVGSYTNVVGLPLFETMQMLSGEGFDVQTGWTEG; encoded by the coding sequence ATGGAGCTGAGACAGAAGCTGATACTGGCCTCCGGGTCGCCGCGCCGCCTCGACCTGCTGAAGCAGGCCGGGATCGAACCCGCGCGGCTGATGCCGATGGATCTGGACGAGACGCCGAAGAAGTCCGAGCACCCGCGTTCGCTGGCGCGCCGGCTTTCGGCGGAAAAGGCGCGCGCCTGCTACGACCAGATCCGCTCGGATCTCCAGTGGAACGACAGCTACATCATCGCCGCCGACACCGTCGTTGCGGTCGGTCGTCGTATTCTGCCCAAGGCGGAATATCTCGAGGAAGCGTCGTCGGCGCTCCATCTGCTGTCCGGCCGCAGTCACTGGGTGTTCACCGGTGTCTGCCTGATCACGCCGGAAGGCATTACGCGTCAGAAGGTTGCCGAGACCAAGGTTCGTTTCAAGCGCCTGTCGAGCCACGAGATCGAGAGCTATCTCGCCTCCGGCCAGTGGCGCGGCAAGGCGGGCGCCTATGCGATCCAGGGGATCGCCGGCTGCTTCCCGCAGAAACTCGTCGGTTCCTACACCAATGTCGTCGGCCTGCCGCTGTTCGAGACCATGCAGATGCTCTCGGGCGAGGGCTTCGACGTACAGACCGGCTGGACGGAGGGCTGA
- a CDS encoding DNA gyrase inhibitor YacG: MSNDPSSHSAKVEPLRKALPCPECRKPSQREHYPFCSDRCRTLDLSRWLKGSYAIPVIEDESSAEDDGRN, translated from the coding sequence ATGAGCAACGATCCATCCTCCCATTCGGCAAAGGTCGAGCCCCTGCGCAAGGCGCTGCCTTGCCCGGAATGCCGCAAACCTTCGCAGCGGGAGCACTACCCCTTCTGCTCCGACCGCTGCCGCACTCTCGATCTCTCACGCTGGCTGAAAGGTTCCTACGCGATCCCGGTCATCGAGGACGAATCCAGCGCCGAAGACGACGGCCGCAACTGA
- a CDS encoding protein-tyrosine-phosphatase, with amino-acid sequence MTGEEAPDQKVRMPGAILFICGMNAIRSPMAEAIARQMLPRGTYVASAGVRAGERDPFVDVVLEEIGLSLGRRRPQTLEELADDFFDLVVTLAPEAHHAALELTRSSAVEVVYWPMPDPTVATGTREQILGAYREVRDRLRRLIAERLLPSVGGQTGPA; translated from the coding sequence ATGACCGGCGAGGAGGCTCCCGATCAGAAGGTCAGGATGCCCGGAGCCATTCTGTTCATCTGCGGCATGAATGCCATCCGCTCGCCCATGGCTGAGGCGATTGCCCGCCAGATGCTGCCGCGCGGCACCTATGTGGCATCGGCCGGAGTTCGCGCTGGTGAACGTGATCCGTTCGTCGATGTCGTTCTTGAGGAAATCGGTCTTTCGCTCGGCCGGCGTCGGCCGCAGACTCTGGAAGAGCTGGCAGACGATTTCTTCGATCTGGTGGTGACGCTTGCCCCGGAAGCGCATCATGCCGCACTGGAGCTGACCCGCTCATCGGCCGTCGAGGTGGTCTACTGGCCGATGCCGGATCCGACCGTTGCCACCGGCACGCGTGAACAGATTCTCGGCGCCTATCGCGAGGTGCGCGACCGTCTGCGCCGGCTGATTGCCGAGCGCCTTTTGCCCTCCGTCGGAGGCCAGACGGGGCCTGCCTGA